Part of the Bacillota bacterium genome, CAAATGTGTACAACATCTATCACACCGTGGACCCGAATGTATTTTACAATCGGGAAGACCTCTGGTCGTTCCCCGAGGAACGTTATGAAGGGCAGAACCGGATCGTGGAACCCTATTATGTCATTCTGCAACTTCCCGGCAGGGAAGAACCGGAATTCGTCCTGATCCAGCCTTTCACACCTTTGAAACGCAACAACATGATTGCCTGGCTGGCAGCGGGATGTGACGGGGAAAATTACGGCCGGGTGGATGCCTATCTTTTTCCCAAGGACAAACTGGCCTACGGCCCATTGCAGATAGAAAATCGCATCGACCAGAACACCGAGATTTCGGAACAGCTGGCCCTCTGGGACCAGAAAGGTTCAAGGGTTATCCGTGGCAACCTTGTCGTTCTTCCGGTAAATGATTCCCTGATCTATGTTGAACCCATCTATCTCGAGGCGGAGGCCGGCGGGCTGCCCGAACTTGCACGTGTAATCGTTGCCTTTGATGAATTTGTTGTTATGGCACGGACTCTCGAGGAAGGACTGCAGCGGGTACTCGGGGAAAAACAGGTTCTCCCGGTTCCGGCTGATCCCGATTCTGAACTTCCATCCGAGGAACCTGCACCGCCTGATATATACGACCTGATCGGGGAAGCGAACGCTATTTTTGAAGAGGCGCAGGAGAACCTGAAAGAAGGGAACTGGGCCCGCTACGGGGAACTGGTCGATGAACTGGGAAGGATATTGCAAGAGCTGACCATGGAAATTTCTGCACTGTAGTGACGGAAATGTGAATCATCTCTTGATTTGAATATATATTCATGAAGGATGGATCGTCTTATGGAAAGGGTTGTAATCTATACCGATGGGGCTTGCTCCGGAAACCCGGGTCCCGGGGGGTGGGCCGCCCTGATCATGAAAGAAGGGGAGAAAACCAGGGAAATCAGTGGTGGGGTACCCCGCACCACCAATCAGCGTATGGAGATGTTGGCTCCCATCATGGCATTGAAGGAACTGGATCTTCCGGCAACCGTCATGGTGTATTCCGACAGTGCATATCTTGTCAACGCTTTCAATCAGGGTTGGCTGGAACGTTGGCTGAAAAACGGTTGGTGCACGAGTAGCGGTCATGCGGTCAAAAACCGCGATCTGTGGGAAGAATTGGATCGGTTGACCGGGTTTCATCACCAGGTGGCCTGGAGAAAGGTCAAGGGGCACGGCACCGACAGTTACAATATCAGATGCGACCGGCTGGCTCGCCAGGCAATTCCGGCCCAAAAAGATGGCTGTTCTGAAGGGGATGGCCGTTTATTTT contains:
- the rnhA gene encoding ribonuclease HI; its protein translation is MERVVIYTDGACSGNPGPGGWAALIMKEGEKTREISGGVPRTTNQRMEMLAPIMALKELDLPATVMVYSDSAYLVNAFNQGWLERWLKNGWCTSSGHAVKNRDLWEELDRLTGFHHQVAWRKVKGHGTDSYNIRCDRLARQAIPAQKDGCSEGDGRLF